The Archocentrus centrarchus isolate MPI-CPG fArcCen1 unplaced genomic scaffold, fArcCen1 scaffold_82_ctg1, whole genome shotgun sequence genomic sequence TCAGGGCTTAAAATTAATCGGAATAAATCTGGCTTGTTCCTTCTCAAAGATTCTATTCTGTCAGGAATTAATGATATACCTGTTAAAATAGTTAGATATTTGGGAGtgatcactgaaaaaaaaaaaacaattgcgTAACTCTTCAAATTTTGCTCCTATGCAAAAAATGTAACGTGGTTGTTTAGAGATCTGTCTTTAAATGGTGGTGTTATTGTCGAAGGCTGAAAGAATCTCcacatctgtttgtttctttatcatTAGAAATGCCCAAAGAGCTATCTAAAAAGTTAGACaaaattttattacattttatatgGACAAATGAAAGccattgtttaaaaatatatcctcctcggcctgtgcttcaagcattcTGACAGGTAGTGTGATTCAttggtgttgattcatttaaactaacatattcatcctgctgtaaccgggtttctgtaaggcagaataaatcaatttgTTGATCAATTTACAACATTACATTAGGAAAACTGGACAAATAATTAAACTTAAAGAGAAGGACATTATAGTATGTTTTGAGGACAAAGACGTCACCTACTTCATCCAACTTCTGCTGCTCGTAGGAAAATTTCATATTCATAAAACCAGACAGACACCAAACCAACCAGTAACGTTTGCAATACACCACAATTAAAGAACTGGAGAATACAAAGGCAATTAAAACCAATCATATTCTGGACAAATTTCATTTCAATTAGTAACTTCATAATATATTTACTTTGTATAtcgttattttgttatttttttttatattcctctaattttatttattcatttgttttcttttatgtaaCCCTGGCATTACGATGTTCCGTATATACTTGTTAATAACGTTTGAAGCGCCGCCTGCAGCGCCCAAGAAGGCTGCAGGAGGAGGCGGAAGGAACCTTTCATATGGAGCTCGTACCCAGCCGGAAGACTTGTGCAGACACACCGTCCGTTCTCCTGAATAGTCAGCAGGTGCTGATAAACACGCGGCGGCTTTTCTGAATTTAAATCTACTTCCGTGTCAGTGAGGACCGAAGGCTGCTCTCAGGTCAGTTTCACATAAAAGGTTTTCAGATAAAAATCGTTTCTTTTATCTGTTAATCAGGCCGTTTCCGGTGTGAGCCTCAGGTGAGGTTTGGATTAAACAGGTAAAAGCGGTCAGAAACCACGTGTGGATGATTCTGGTTGGAGGCCGTCCGTAGTGGTGGAGAAGCGCACGTAGCACAAATGCCGGTGACGACGTCAGCCGCTTGCGTAGGTTGCATCATAGCGCTGCACAGGTGACCCTCAGTCAGATACCTGGTGGGACCGCAGGTGTGTTTCTCCTGCAGGAAGCCAGATTAAGGTGAGCATGCGGACACGTCGGGGTTCATGTCCGCGCGGTGCACACGCTGCGCGTGACTGTTTGTAAtcatagacaggtgtgtgcacGCACCTGTGCAGGAACCGTAAGTGCAATGATGTTTAATGACCGGATAAAAACAGGGAGGCAGAGTGTGGGTGTGGGCTTCATCAGTGGCGGAATGTTCGGCACACTAACCTACTGAAACTCGTCATGAACAGCTGACGTTACTCCGCTGCTGGCAGAAACGAGGAAGAAATCCTAAATTTATTCCAGATGCCCTGAGATTCCCGTTTCCAGCAGCTGGAGGGCAGAAGAACCACAGACATGGAGGAGGTGTGAGCTAAATGTGAGCACAGCTGTGCTCACATTTAGCTCACACCTCCTCAGAGGAAGAGCCCCCTCCCTTTCTCCCTCCAATCACAGAGCTCCTTTCATGGCTGCAGGAGGAGCTGAATGGTTCTCCTTAATCTTGCTCCCTGATCTGCCTGTCAACATGACAGCAGGAATGCTGTACAGCAGATGTCCTCTCACCTGAGGAGCATCAGCCTGAACCTGgatgaagatgaaggtaacattCAGCAGGTTTGGATGGTTTTAAACAACATTCTAGagatcagacctgctgccacagACCACACCTCCTCCATCATTCAGCTCCAAGTTCCTTTGTCCTGTTCAGGTTAATGTCTCTGAGGCAGGTCCATCACGCTGAGGCTGTTAATAAATTAAGTGTGACTTAAAAATGCTGTGAGAGCTGTGACGGAGCTCAGGATTCCTGAACCTGTGACTCAGTGTTGTAGCTCACCTGTGTCAGGTGTAGAAAGGGAAGGCTGGTATTAAAGTAGCAGTGAGCATTCCCTTTCATAACACCTGCATGGGTGGAGAGTGTTTTCTAACTCACCTGTTGAAATTGAGGCCTGGGGTCACTTCTAGCCTCAGAGCACCAAGCTGGCAGCAGCCACAGTTAAACCTGTGGCTAATGAAGAGTAGCGAGTTAATGATATGTTTTGTACTAAAGCCCCGAGGCCTGTGTTGAGCAAAGGGGGCGTGTCCAAATGAATCGTGTGCCGAAGCTGAAAAAGACACGGGAAACATCTAGTTTTACAATACCTCAAATGGAGATTTTGGCATAATTATTCCTGAATTATGCTAAAAGATCTGCCTGTCAACATGCAACATAACAGCAGGAATGCTGTACAGCAGATGTCCTGCACTTCTAAATGTGCTGTTAAACGGGGCTTTGTGTGAATCAGTTGGCGGGAAAGATTCGACACATTCACGGGGCCTTATCCTACCGTCACTAGCGGGAGTTGGGAGCTGGGGAATGTGCAGGATATCAGAATATGTGGGATCTGCTTCAAAATGAAAGCTGGTTGGGGGAGGAAGAGTTGAATAGGATGATGTTTTCCctcttctttctccatctctccagGATGGAGCTCGCCTCTTTACTTCACGACCTCCATCTCTCCACCTCCTCAGAGGAAGAGCCCCTTCCCTTTCTCCCTCCAATCACAGAGCTCCTTTCACGGCTGCAGGAGGAACTGAATGGTTCTCCTGAATCCTGCTCCCTGATTGGTCGTGTGGAGCAGCTCTTTCTGGCGGCAGATCCTAATTGGCTGTTCTCTCCAGCTAGTCAGGATGGTGGGTGGGCAGAGCTTAAAGCGGCATATGcctctctgatcagtgctctgattggctgtgctGCTCTGCCGCTCTGTGATGATGACTGCAGCCCTCTGAGTGTGGCAGCCTATAAGAGCATCCCAGCACGGGCCACAGCGGTGTGCACCGCTCTCACAGCACTGCTAAGAACTCTGGGAGATTGGGAGAAAGGGGTTGGGACCAGAAAAGGGGCAACCAGTCTGCTAATTGCTGTTGCTCCACccatctgtgtgtttgctgtcacaCATTTCCAGGTAAGTCTGCAAACATCAAATATGCACCTGTGCTACATACCTGCTTCTTGTCTGACCCTGTGATGCATTTACTGACTGTCAGTTTATTTGAGTTctggtgtgtttatgtttgtcagGATCAGGTGTGGACCAGCACCGCCTCCAGAGCGGCAGCACAGCACTTGCAAGAGGCGCTGCTGAGTGCAGGAGGATGGAGAGACTCCGCCCACCTACTGATGGGGGAtacagaggagagcagagggaTTCTGGGAGAAATCCTGCACATTCTGCAGCCTCAGCTCAccaagtgagtgagtgtgtgtgtactttcattACTGGGGGGAATAGCCTCTGATGTGACACCCACACTGAGGACTTTGGCCTGTTCCTCACAGAGAAAATGCCAGGACAGGTTCCTTTATGTCTGATTGGTATGACTCTCCAAAAAAATGTCATCGTGTAGACCAGGATCTCTGAAATATGAGTGCCAGTACTCTGGGGCTCCACCCAGTGAACATACTGTAGTGCAAATAAAAGTCTGATGAAGCAGTCTTCTGATTGGGTAAAATTGGATTCTTGtgattaactgttttttttttttatgaaatcaAAAACATACCTCAGAATGGGtctcacacattcatattcaggttttttatttgaatatgaaataaatacTAAAGTTAGTTATAACATTTGtattgctctttttttatttttgaaaatattaaaatatctcaactgtgtgtgtgtgtgtgtgtgtgtgtgtgtgtgtgtgtgtgtgtgtgtgtgtgtgtgtagggacGCATGGCAGCGCTGTGAAGCCATGAAGCTGGTGTTTGCCTGGACTCTCCTGCAGGTCAGGTTCTTTCATTCACACTCAGGTCATGAACCAAGGAGATCTTATTGTTTATTGAGATAAATCTATATTTGAGGTCAGCAGGAGCCAGGTCCCACTTCAGAGTCCTCGtgattatttgtattttggttGATTATGTTTTGATCACCCCTTGCTTACCTGTGAAGATGGTACTGTCTGTACAGGTGAGACTAGGAAGGCGGAAGTATAAGGACAGTTGTGAGGCTGCGTTTCATTCAGGTcttttatttggtgttttttttgtgaaatgctgTCTCTCTCATTCACATGTGCCTCTTCAACATCCCTTCAGCTTTCATGTAGGAACTATTTCCTTTCTACTGTCTTCATCCACCAACTGTATTactacacaggaggaagcatcAAAACCGGACAGGATGTAAACATCAGTAGCACCCCTCCCATCTCGCTGCATGTTTCTTATGGTTGGCGGATGTATACAGTGGGCAGAAAGTAGTTCCTTCACTTAACAGTGAGGTTAGAGCTGATCGACCCACCAGGTAACCATCAGTCTCAGGTGTTCTTTCTTTACCTGTGTGTTGGTGCAGGTGACCCGCCCCTCTCTCTCACCTCACCTTCCCCACCTCctgcccccctccctcctcttcagTGACCACCACAGACCAGAAAACTGCATGCTGGGAGTTCGCTGTCTGCACCACATCGTGCTCAATACGGTgataacatacacacacaaacacacacacacacacaagtgtaaAGTCTGTAGTGTTTTACAATGaggatgactgtgtgtgtgtgtgtgtg encodes the following:
- the LOC115777865 gene encoding TELO2-interacting protein 2-like isoform X2; translation: MKMKVTFSRMELASLLHDLHLSTSSEEEPLPFLPPITELLSRLQEELNGSPESCSLIGRVEQLFLAADPNWLFSPASQDGGWAELKAAYASLISALIGCAALPLCDDDCSPLSVAAYKSIPARATAVCTALTALLRTLGDWEKGVGTRKGATSLLIAVAPPICVFAVTHFQDQVWTSTASRAAAQHLQEALLSAGGWRDSAHLLMGDTEESRGILGEILHILQPQLTKDAWQRCEAMKLVFAWTLLQVTRPSLSPHLPHLLPPSLLFSDHHRPENCMLGVRCLHHIVLNTPAAELRQFNRAEVLYQALFKHLYTTEAAVIQLVLACLLDLLLILEKPPSCSSSRRKPCRHDDVLRLILTHMEAENKVVLRRVYAAALPAYIARMGVAVCRHLRRLERVVLGYLEVRDPPEETTRLKMLEALQKTARAAWPRMQCRVNALLRCLLRLLVDVSSDTDLCDSLKQQLMDQSAACIRLLDACSHGSVQHLLQEVDSSCCSPEVLGCLATVTAMTDR
- the LOC115777865 gene encoding TELO2-interacting protein 2-like isoform X1, which produces MWDLLQNESWLGEEELNRMMFSLFFLHLSRMELASLLHDLHLSTSSEEEPLPFLPPITELLSRLQEELNGSPESCSLIGRVEQLFLAADPNWLFSPASQDGGWAELKAAYASLISALIGCAALPLCDDDCSPLSVAAYKSIPARATAVCTALTALLRTLGDWEKGVGTRKGATSLLIAVAPPICVFAVTHFQDQVWTSTASRAAAQHLQEALLSAGGWRDSAHLLMGDTEESRGILGEILHILQPQLTKDAWQRCEAMKLVFAWTLLQVTRPSLSPHLPHLLPPSLLFSDHHRPENCMLGVRCLHHIVLNTPAAELRQFNRAEVLYQALFKHLYTTEAAVIQLVLACLLDLLLILEKPPSCSSSRRKPCRHDDVLRLILTHMEAENKVVLRRVYAAALPAYIARMGVAVCRHLRRLERVVLGYLEVRDPPEETTRLKMLEALQKTARAAWPRMQCRVNALLRCLLRLLVDVSSDTDLCDSLKQQLMDQSAACIRLLDACSHGSVQHLLQEVDSSCCSPEVLGCLATVTAMTDR
- the LOC115777865 gene encoding TELO2-interacting protein 2-like isoform X4; its protein translation is MWDLLQNESWLGEEELNRMMFSLFFLHLSRMELASLLHDLHLSTSSEEEPLPFLPPITELLSRLQEELNGSPESCSLIGRVEQLFLAADPNWLFSPASQDGGWAELKAAYASLISALIGCAALPLCDDDCSPLSVAAYKSIPARATAVCTALTALLRTLGDWEKGVGTRKGATSLLIAVAPPICVFAVTHFQDQVWTSTASRAAAQHLQEALLSAGGWRDSAHLLMGDTEESRGILGEILHILQPQLTKDAWQRCEAMKLVFAWTLLQVTRPSLSPHLPHLLPPSLLFSDHHRPENCMLGVRCLHHIVLNTPAAELRQFNRAEVLYQALFKHLYTTEAAVIQLVLACLLDLLLILEKPPSCSSSRRKPCRHDDVLRLILTHMEAENKVVLRRVYAAALPAYIARMGVAVCRHLRRLERVVLGYLEVRDPPEETTRLKMLEALQKTARAAWPR
- the LOC115777865 gene encoding TELO2-interacting protein 2-like isoform X3 encodes the protein MELASLLHDLHLSTSSEEEPLPFLPPITELLSRLQEELNGSPESCSLIGRVEQLFLAADPNWLFSPASQDGGWAELKAAYASLISALIGCAALPLCDDDCSPLSVAAYKSIPARATAVCTALTALLRTLGDWEKGVGTRKGATSLLIAVAPPICVFAVTHFQDQVWTSTASRAAAQHLQEALLSAGGWRDSAHLLMGDTEESRGILGEILHILQPQLTKDAWQRCEAMKLVFAWTLLQVTRPSLSPHLPHLLPPSLLFSDHHRPENCMLGVRCLHHIVLNTPAAELRQFNRAEVLYQALFKHLYTTEAAVIQLVLACLLDLLLILEKPPSCSSSRRKPCRHDDVLRLILTHMEAENKVVLRRVYAAALPAYIARMGVAVCRHLRRLERVVLGYLEVRDPPEETTRLKMLEALQKTARAAWPRMQCRVNALLRCLLRLLVDVSSDTDLCDSLKQQLMDQSAACIRLLDACSHGSVQHLLQEVDSSCCSPEVLGCLATVTAMTDR